One window from the genome of Macaca fascicularis isolate 582-1 chromosome 7, T2T-MFA8v1.1 encodes:
- the LRRC28 gene encoding leucine-rich repeat-containing protein 28 isoform X7 — protein sequence MCLSLQYLTVDRNRLWYVPRHLCQLPSLNELSMAGNRLAFLPLDLGRSRELQYVYVDNNIHLKGLPSYLYNKVIGCSGCGAPIQVSEVKLLSFSSGQRTVFLPAEVKAIGTEHDHVLPLQELAMRSLYHTYHSLLKDLNFLSPISLPRSLLELLHCPLGHCHRCSEPMFTIVYPKLFPLRETPMAGLHQCLTCLE from the exons ATGTGCCTTTCTCTGCAGTACCTCACTGTGGACCGAAATCGTCTATGGTATGTGCCGCGCCATCTCTGCCAGCTGCCCAGCCTCAATGAGCTCTCCATGGCTGGAAACCGTCTTGCATTTTTGCCACTTG ATTTAGGTCGATCTCGAGAACTACAGTATGTATACGTGGATAACAACATTCACCTGAAAGGCTTGCCATCTTATCTGTACAATAAAGTCATCGGGTGCAGTGG CTGTGGTGCTCCCATTCAAGTTTCCGAGGTGAAGCTGCTTTCCTTTTCATCAGGGCAGCGAACCGTTTTCCTCCCAGCCGAGGTGAAGGCCATAGGGACGGAGCATGATCACGTCCTCCCTCTGCAGGAATTGGCCATGAGAAGTCTGTATCATACCTACCACAGCTTGCTGAAAG ATTTGAACTTTCTGTCTCCAATCTCATTACCCAGAAGTCTCCTGGAGCTGCTGCATTGCCCTCTGGGGCACTGTCATCGGTGTAGTGAGCCTATGTTTACCATCGTCTACCCCAAGCTCTTTCCCTTGAGAGAGACGCCAATGGCAGGGCTGCACCAGTG